The Candidatus Deferrimicrobiaceae bacterium genomic sequence TCGGCTACTCGGTGCTGTTGGCCGCCGACGGGCTCGAGGCGTTCGAGATCTACCGTGCCGACCCCGGCCGGATCGACATGCTGCTGGTCGACCTCGTCATGCCCCGGATGAACGGCCAGACGTTCTACAAGGCCGCGCAGGAGCTGAATCCCGGCGTCCGGGCGCTCTTCTACAGCGGGTACTCGGCCGATCTCGTCGCCTCCGAAAGCGGACTCGACCCGGGGATGCACCTGCTGCACAAGCCCTTCACGATCAACGACCTGGGGCGCAAGGTCCGGGATGTCCTCGACGGGGCGCCCTCTCCCGGCGTGGTATAATCGCCGCACCATGCGCGGCATCCTCTTCCTCATCGTCCTGATCCTCGGCCTGGTGGCGTTGTTCACGTTCCAGAATGCCGCCCTCGTCGAAGTCCGTTTCCTCTGGTTCGGCTGGACGGCGCAGCTCCTCGGCGTGATCGCGGCCTCTTTCGCCGCAGGCGCGGTGGCCGGCTTCCTCGCCGGGGTCCCCGCCTCGTGGGCGAAATCCCGCCGCATTCGCGATCTAGAGCGGGAGGCCGCCGAACGCGCGTCGATGGCTCCCGTCGTTCCGCAGCCGCCCACGGCTTCCGAAAAGCCCATCGCCCCCCAATCTTCCGGTCCGGAGTCCAAATGACGTTCCCCGAAGCATCCGGCGTCGAGCGCAAGCTGCTCGCCTGCCTTCTGCAGTTCTACCGCAACATCGGCCCCGGCGCGACGCCCGCGATCAAGGGGCTGGGCGACGAGGCCGGGCTCGAGCCGTGGGATCTCGACGAGGCGGTCAAGGGGCTGCGCGCGAAGGGACTGATCGAATACTGGCCGCTCCAGCCGGCGGTCCGTCTGACGCCTGAAGGGCTCGCGCTGTCGCTCGCGCTCGAAGGCGGCGACGGCACGGATTGAGGGCCACGATGCCGGGGAAGGGCGTTCCCCGCCCGGAACGGCTCCCCCTCGTCTCGGACCGATTGGCGAAGGCCTACGGCCGGCCCGGGCTGTGCGCCCACATCACCGAGGGCGTCGATAATCTCGTCCTGACGATCCTCTCCCAGAACACCACCGACCGGAACCGCGACCTTGCATACGACCGCCTCATGACCCGCTTCGGCTCGCTCGAGGCGCTGGCCGCTGCGGAGGTCGCCGACGTCGAGGCGGCGATCCGGGTCGGCGGGCTCGCGAAGGCGAAGGCCGGGGCGATTCTCTCGGCGCTGCGCAGAATCCGGGAAGAGCGGGGCGGGTTCACGCTCGATTTCCTCGCGTCGATGCCGCTTCCGGCCGCACGCGACTACCTGACCTCCTTCCGGGGCGTGGGGGTCAAGACCGCGAACATCCTGCTCCTCTTCTCCTTCGGGATGCCCGCGTTTCCGGTCGACACGCACATCCTCCGCGTCGCGAAAAGGCTGGGGCTGGTCGCCAATGACGCCGACCTCGCCCACGCCGCGTTGGCGCTCGAGCCGCACGTTCCGTCCGGCGAGGGCGTCCCGCTCCACCTGAACCTGATCCGGATCGGGCGGGAGCTGTGCAAGCCGCGCGCGCCGCACTGTCCCGAATGCCCGCTGTGCCCGGACTGCCCGACCGGGCAAAAAATCATCAATGGAGCCCTTGTCCTGTGAGCCCGCTCAACGTCCTGCAATTCGCCGCGATGGGTCTCATGACCGTGCTGATCGGCGTTCCTGCCGTGCTGATCGGTCTCCTGATCCCCGGCCGTTCGCGCAAGGGCCGCTTCTTCCGCTACGTCGCGAAGGCTTATTGCGGGCTCTCGCTTCCCTTGTTCCGGATCCGTGTGCGGGCGACGGGCCTCGAGAACATCGATCCCGCGAAGCCGTACGTGTTCATGGCCAACCACATCAGCCATGCCGATGCGCCGGCGCTGGCCGTCATCCTTCCGCAGCCGATCCACTGGGTGTTCAAGAAGGAGCTGGGCGCGATCCCGTTCTTCGGCTGGGCGCTGCGGGCGGGGGGGCAGATCATGGTCGACCGGGCAGACCGGCAGCAGGCGGCGGGGGCGCTCCGGAAGGCGCTCGAGGGGCTGTCGGGCAACAATTCGATCATGATCTATCCGGAAGGGACGCGGAGCCGCGACGGGCGGCTTCTGCCGCTCAAAAAAGGGGGATTCCGAATTGCGGTGCAGTCGGGAATCCCGATCGTGCCGGTGCGCGTCTCGGGCACGCGCGAGATCGTGGCGGCCGATTCGCTCCGGGTCATCGGCGGGACCGCCTTCATCGAGATCCTGCCGCCGATCTCCGCCGATGGGAAGACGCCGGCCGACATCCCCGAGCTGATGGCCGCCGTGCGCGCGGCGCTCAGCCCTTCCGGCGGGCCAGCCCCGGAATGAGGAAGATGGCCGCGCCCGCGGCCGTCAGCCCCGCCGCGATCCCGAACATCGGCGCGTAGCCGAGCCGCTCGGCGACGAATCCAAGCAAGCCCGAACCCGCCACCGTCCCCAGGTCGAACGATCCCGTGTAGAGCGCCATCGCCATTCCCTCTCGCCCGGGGCCCGCCCGGTCGACCGTCATCGCCGACAGCGCGGGGAAAAGAAAGCCGTGCCCGAGACCCGTGGCGACGCCGACCAGCGTCAGCTCCAGGTTGCCGCGCAGCCAGGGGATACCCAGGATGCCGGCCGCGAGCAGCAGCAGCGCCGCGAGGCAGACCCAGGGGCGCGGAAGCCGGTCGGCCAGGCGGCGCCCTAGGGTGCGCGTCGCCACCACGGCGGCGGAATAGACCAGGACGAAATGGCCGAGCGTTCCCCCATGGCGGACCATCAGGAAGACCGGCAGGAAGGTGAAGATCGTCCCGTACGCAGCGCCGAAGAGGAACCCCGCCGTGTTCGGGACAAGTCCGTGCAGCGAAAAGAAAACGCGCAGCTCTGTCCGGTCCAGCGTGGCGCCCGTGTGCCGCCGGCGCAACAACGCGGGGAGCGCGATCGCCGGCAGTGCGGCCAGGATCGCCCACGCGAACATCCCGTGGAAGCCCGCCCGGCCTACGATAAGCTCGCCGAGCTGCCCGCCGAACGCGGTGGGGATGAAGAATGACAGCCCGAAGACGCCGAGCGCCTCGCCGCGCCGGGCGGGCGGCGCGGCGGCGGCGACGTATCCGAAGGCCGCGGTGGCGAAGAAGGAGTAGGCGACGCCCTGAATGGCCCGCAGAAAGAAAAGGGCCGCCCCCGGCTCCGGGGGGCTCAGCCAGGGAAGAGTCGCGAGGGCGGAAAACAGGGCGCCGGCCGACAGGAAAAGGGCGTGCCGCCCCCGGTTGACCAGCCAGCCGTTGAGCGGTTTGCAAAGGACCGAGGTGAGCGTCCCCGTCGCCATCAGAAGACCGATTACGCCCGCGGAGAGCTTGAGCGTGTACAAATACGCGGGCATGAAGATGAACATCGTCGCGTGAAGGGAATAAAAGGCGTTGGCCGCGTTGACGACGAGATAATCGCGGTCGTAGACGTTTTCGGGGGCGTTCGCGGGCATTGCTGCCGATGGTATCATGAGTGCCATGAAACCGCTTCGCATCGCCCTCGCCCAGATCAACACGACCGTCGGGGACATCCGCGGCAACGCCGCGAAGATCCTCGATGCCGTCGATCGCGCCCGCGACGCGGGCGCCCGCCTCGTCCTGTTTCCCGAACTTGCGATTCCCGGCTATCCCCCGGAAGACCTGCTGTTGCGACCCTCGTTCGTCGCCGACAACGTCGCGGCGTGGGGCGAGCTGGCTCGCGCGATCCGCGGGATCACGGCCGTCATCGGCTTCGTCGACTGCGACGCCCGCGGGCATGTCTACAATGCGGCGGGCGTCTCCGCGGGGGGAAAGGTGCTGGGCGTCTACCGCAAGATGCGGCTGCCGAACTACGGCGTCTTCGACGAGATGCGCTATTTTCGCAAGGGGTCCGAGCCGCTGGTCGTCCCGGTCGCCGGGATCGGCGTCGGGCTGACCATTTGCGAGGACATCTGGGTGGGCGGCGGGCCGATGACGCGGGAGGCGAAGGCGGGCGCCGGCCTGCTCGTCAACATCTCGGCGTCCCCGTACCACGCGGGGAAGTGGGAGACCCGGCGTCGGCTGGTCGCGGCCCGGGCGAAGGCGGCCGGTTGCGCGATGGCCTACTGCAACCTGGTGGGCGGGCAGGACGAGCTGGTGTTCGACGGCGGCTCGATGGTCGTCGACGCCGGCGGGACGCTGCGCGCGCGGGCGCCGCAGTTCGAGGAGGCGCTGCTACTGTGCGACCTCGGCGGCAAAAGCCCGGGCGGGTCCGTGGCGCCGCTGCCCGAGACGCGCGACGACGAGATCTTCCGCGCGCTCGTCCTGGGCACGCGCGACTACGTCGAGAAAAACCGCTTCCCCGGGGCGATCATCGGCCTGTCGGGCGGCATCGACTCGGCGCTGGTCGCCGCGGTCGCGAAGGAGGCGCTGGGAGCCGAGCGGATCACCGGCGTGACGCTGTCGTCGGTCTACACCTCGCGCGAGAGCGTCGAGGACGCCCACCTCCTGGCGAATAACCTGGGCATCCGCTGCATCGACCTGTCGATCCGGGAGGCATGCGCGGCGTTCGACGCGACGCTGGCCGCCCCGTTCGCGGGGCGCGCGCGGGACCTCACCGAGGAGAACCTGCAGGCGCGCGTGCGCGGCACGATCCTCATGGCGCTGTCGAACAAGTTCGGCAGTATCGTCCTGACCACGGGCAACAAGAGCGAGATGAGCGTGGGCTACGCGACGCTCTACGGCGACATGGCGGGCGGTTTCGCGGTCATCAAGGACCTGTTCAAGACGACGGTCTACTCAGTGTGCCGAGGCTACAACCGGCGGCAGGGGTTCGACGCGATCCCCGAGAGCATCCTCGTCAAGCCGCCGTCGGCCGAGTTGCGGCCCGACCAGAAGGACTCCGACTCGCTGCCCGAGTACGACGTGCTCGACGCCGTGCTCAAGATGTATGTGGAGGAAGAGAAGGGGCAGGCCGAGATCGTCGACGCGGGCTATCCGGAGGCGGACGTCCGCCGGGTGATCGGGCTGGTCGACGGCAGCGAGTACAAGCGCCGGCAAGCGCCGCCCGGCGTCAAGATCACGCCCCGTGCGTTGGGCAAGGACCGCCGGATGCCGATCACCAATCGGGCCAACAAGCAGGGAAGGTAGCGCAATTCAGGGCGATCCGTCGACCCGGATCAAGTCGATATCGATTTCGAGCTCGACCGTGTCGCTCCCGACGAGCCCACCCATCCGGAACATCTCCCGGCTGATCGTCCCCGCGGCCTTGCCCCCGACGTGCTCCTTCCCGGCGGAGTCCTTCGGGAGCACGGTCGGCCCCTGGACGTCGAGCACCACTTCCTTCGTCACGCCGTGAAGCGTCAGATCGCCGGTCACCTTGAGCTTGCCGTCGGCGACCTGCACGATCTTCTTCGACCGGAAGACGGCCGTCGGGTATCTCGCGACGTCGAAAAACCTCCTGCCCCGGAGGTCCGAGTCGCGCAGGCCGATTCCCGAGTGGATCGAGGCGACGTCGATCGTGATTTCCGCGGACGATTTCGTGATGTCCTTCTCGTCGTAGACGACCTTCCCCGAGAACCGGTCGAAGCCGCCCTGGACGGAAACGACCTGAAAAGTCGTGGTCCTGAACCGGATGCCCGAACTCGGGAGATCAAGAATCCAGCCGGCCCACGCGGCGGCTGGCAGCAGGCATACGGACAACAAGGCGGCAGACGCGAACCTTTTCATCCCGGAGTCCTCCTTGGTCCTGTTGCCCATTGGATGGCCTGCGGCAGACGAGGATTCCTTATCTGGACGCCTAACGCACGTTGATCGTCGTATACGACGCGATCCGGACGAGGCCGGGCTTGGCTCCCTTGAACTTCGAGACGTCGCGGGCGGCGGCGAGGAACACCGGGACGTTCGACGATCCTCTGGCCTTGCTGTGCAGCACCGCGAGGCGCGCGGCCTCCTCGATCACTTCGGCCGGCACCTCCGCCCCCGCAGGTCGCTTGACCAGCACGTGGCTTCCCGGGATGCCCTGCGCGTGCAGCCACAGGTCGTCGGGCGAGGCCAGTTCGCGGACGATCCGGTCGTTGCCGACGTTGTTGCGGCC encodes the following:
- a CDS encoding lipopolysaccharide assembly protein LapA domain-containing protein, encoding MRGILFLIVLILGLVALFTFQNAALVEVRFLWFGWTAQLLGVIAASFAAGAVAGFLAGVPASWAKSRRIRDLEREAAERASMAPVVPQPPTASEKPIAPQSSGPESK
- a CDS encoding lysophospholipid acyltransferase family protein codes for the protein MSPLNVLQFAAMGLMTVLIGVPAVLIGLLIPGRSRKGRFFRYVAKAYCGLSLPLFRIRVRATGLENIDPAKPYVFMANHISHADAPALAVILPQPIHWVFKKELGAIPFFGWALRAGGQIMVDRADRQQAAGALRKALEGLSGNNSIMIYPEGTRSRDGRLLPLKKGGFRIAVQSGIPIVPVRVSGTREIVAADSLRVIGGTAFIEILPPISADGKTPADIPELMAAVRAALSPSGGPAPE
- a CDS encoding MFS transporter, giving the protein MALMIPSAAMPANAPENVYDRDYLVVNAANAFYSLHATMFIFMPAYLYTLKLSAGVIGLLMATGTLTSVLCKPLNGWLVNRGRHALFLSAGALFSALATLPWLSPPEPGAALFFLRAIQGVAYSFFATAAFGYVAAAAPPARRGEALGVFGLSFFIPTAFGGQLGELIVGRAGFHGMFAWAILAALPAIALPALLRRRHTGATLDRTELRVFFSLHGLVPNTAGFLFGAAYGTIFTFLPVFLMVRHGGTLGHFVLVYSAAVVATRTLGRRLADRLPRPWVCLAALLLLAAGILGIPWLRGNLELTLVGVATGLGHGFLFPALSAMTVDRAGPGREGMAMALYTGSFDLGTVAGSGLLGFVAERLGYAPMFGIAAGLTAAGAAIFLIPGLARRKG
- a CDS encoding NAD+ synthase; translation: MSAMKPLRIALAQINTTVGDIRGNAAKILDAVDRARDAGARLVLFPELAIPGYPPEDLLLRPSFVADNVAAWGELARAIRGITAVIGFVDCDARGHVYNAAGVSAGGKVLGVYRKMRLPNYGVFDEMRYFRKGSEPLVVPVAGIGVGLTICEDIWVGGGPMTREAKAGAGLLVNISASPYHAGKWETRRRLVAARAKAAGCAMAYCNLVGGQDELVFDGGSMVVDAGGTLRARAPQFEEALLLCDLGGKSPGGSVAPLPETRDDEIFRALVLGTRDYVEKNRFPGAIIGLSGGIDSALVAAVAKEALGAERITGVTLSSVYTSRESVEDAHLLANNLGIRCIDLSIREACAAFDATLAAPFAGRARDLTEENLQARVRGTILMALSNKFGSIVLTTGNKSEMSVGYATLYGDMAGGFAVIKDLFKTTVYSVCRGYNRRQGFDAIPESILVKPPSAELRPDQKDSDSLPEYDVLDAVLKMYVEEEKGQAEIVDAGYPEADVRRVIGLVDGSEYKRRQAPPGVKITPRALGKDRRMPITNRANKQGR
- a CDS encoding YceI family protein, with the translated sequence MKRFASAALLSVCLLPAAAWAGWILDLPSSGIRFRTTTFQVVSVQGGFDRFSGKVVYDEKDITKSSAEITIDVASIHSGIGLRDSDLRGRRFFDVARYPTAVFRSKKIVQVADGKLKVTGDLTLHGVTKEVVLDVQGPTVLPKDSAGKEHVGGKAAGTISREMFRMGGLVGSDTVELEIDIDLIRVDGSP